The following nucleotide sequence is from Pedobacter sp. PACM 27299.
TCAAATGTTTTCCCCATAGCACTGTAGTTTTCCGAAAGTGTCATTTTTCCGTTCTCACTTTTCTCCAGTCTAAGGTTCATATTTCTTGGCTGATCCATTGGCCCACGGCCATCTTTTAAGATTCTGCGACCCTTATATTTGATCGGATCAATCTTGTAGTTTAGGCTGTCCTCCTTCGTGAAGAACCTGGTTTTATCAACAGACAAAACCAGAGTTTGATGAGGCACCAATTCCTTTACCTGTGCAAATTCCGCGCTTTCCTTAAACTCAGCACTTACTTTAGCAATGTAAAATACGGATACGGCAACACCTGCCAGCCAAATCACTAATAAGCCAAAAGAAACTGTTTTATGGATGGGTTTGCCATTAAAAGCAACCCGGATAGAAAACAGTACCAGTGCCAGGATTGGAATCAGAAAAACCACAAAAACAGCGAGGATCATTTTGCTGAAATAGGCTTCATTGATGATACTGAAAGGGAAATAAGAATAGACATCTGCATCCCATACTCCAAATACGCCCGCCAGACTGATGATCAGCATCAGCAATAAAAAGGAACCGAAGATGACGATGGCAGTAGCCACCAATTTAAGCGCAGCCTTTCCAGTGCCATTGATAAAGTTCCCAAGAAACTCAAAGAACTCGGCAAGAAAACCACGGGATTGTTTTACCAAAGGATTCTGGTGGCTGTTCATAAAACCGCGCAAATTAGCTTCTTCCCCTCTCATGGCCATTTTATCAGACTTGCTTTCTGCTTTAGGAATTACGATCCACATGATCAGGTAAATTAGAATTCCTGAGCCACCCATGAAGATGGAAAGCAAT
It contains:
- a CDS encoding PspC domain-containing protein, whose amino-acid sequence is MKKTLNINIGNSIIHLEEDAYETLTVYLNEVKHHFAKNADDFEIVTDIENRIAEMFGELLTQQQKQVIDIQDVQSVIAQMGSVKDFENSEEQDEMSGNPQQAMPPHDGIKKLFRDTDQAMIAGVCVGLGHYLNIEARWVRLAALLSIFMGGSGILIYLIMWIVIPKAESKSDKMAMRGEEANLRGFMNSHQNPLVKQSRGFLAEFFEFLGNFINGTGKAALKLVATAIVIFGSFLLLMLIISLAGVFGVWDADVYSYFPFSIINEAYFSKMILAVFVVFLIPILALVLFSIRVAFNGKPIHKTVSFGLLVIWLAGVAVSVFYIAKVSAEFKESAEFAQVKELVPHQTLVLSVDKTRFFTKEDSLNYKIDPIKYKGRRILKDGRGPMDQPRNMNLRLEKSENGKMTLSENYSAMGKTFEMALKNAQNIHYDFQQRDSVLNFSSGLQLLKKANYRAQEVQLVLNIPVGTHLKINRNLREYLTGHNYWDCYADDSKEFSEWVMTENGLECLSERIDDHSDE